The Opitutales bacterium ASA1 genome window below encodes:
- the rsgA_2 gene encoding ribosome small subunit-dependent GTPase A, with amino-acid sequence MSLPSLGWNDAFAAHFSTFSASGLLAARVAVQHKHHYRLLTAVGELDGSCTGRLLHATHDRSLLPVAGDWVAVQPRTSESIADIHAVLPRSTAFVRRAAGPRSEPQVLAANIDTVLLVMALDGNFNLRRLERLLAVTWESGAAPVVVLNKLDLCADPAAARAEVARHAPGAEVLLVSALHETGCDALAPHLAPGRTVAVLGSSGVGKSTLVNRLFGADRQLTGARRDDNSLGRHTTVSRELIPLPCGALILDTPGLREVGMWDVSEGIDETFSDLAALAASCRFSDCTHRGEPGCAVRSALASGDLDAGRLHAWNKLRREQEWLDRRENHQAAAATKRTMKARNMAMRRHTRLFGEP; translated from the coding sequence ATGTCTCTTCCGAGCCTCGGGTGGAACGACGCGTTCGCCGCCCATTTCTCCACGTTCTCCGCTTCCGGTCTGCTCGCAGCGCGAGTGGCCGTGCAACACAAACACCACTACCGCCTCCTCACCGCCGTCGGCGAACTCGACGGCTCGTGCACGGGGCGTCTGCTCCACGCAACCCACGATCGGTCGCTCCTTCCGGTCGCGGGAGATTGGGTCGCGGTGCAACCTCGCACAAGCGAGAGCATCGCCGACATTCACGCCGTGCTGCCGCGGTCGACGGCATTCGTTCGTCGCGCGGCCGGACCTCGCTCCGAACCCCAAGTGCTCGCCGCGAACATCGACACGGTCTTGCTCGTCATGGCGCTCGACGGGAACTTCAACCTGCGTCGCCTCGAGCGTCTCCTCGCGGTCACGTGGGAGAGCGGAGCCGCTCCCGTGGTCGTGTTGAACAAACTCGACCTGTGCGCCGACCCGGCCGCCGCGCGTGCGGAAGTCGCCCGCCATGCTCCGGGCGCGGAAGTCCTCCTCGTGAGCGCGCTGCACGAAACGGGTTGCGACGCGCTCGCGCCACATCTCGCACCCGGCCGCACGGTCGCAGTCCTGGGCTCGTCCGGGGTCGGCAAGTCCACGCTCGTCAACCGCCTGTTCGGCGCGGATCGCCAACTCACCGGCGCGCGCCGTGACGACAACAGCCTCGGTCGCCACACCACCGTGAGTCGCGAGTTGATCCCCCTGCCCTGCGGTGCCCTGATTCTGGATACACCAGGTCTCCGCGAGGTCGGCATGTGGGACGTGAGCGAGGGCATCGACGAAACCTTCTCCGACTTGGCTGCACTCGCGGCCTCGTGTCGGTTCTCCGATTGCACGCACCGCGGCGAGCCCGGTTGCGCCGTTCGCAGCGCCCTCGCATCAGGCGATCTCGACGCCGGACGCCTCCACGCTTGGAACAAACTCCGGCGCGAGCAGGAGTGGCTCG